One Micavibrio aeruginosavorus ARL-13 genomic window carries:
- the asnB gene encoding asparagine synthase (glutamine-hydrolyzing), translated as MCGISGFIASNTLPIDNLRDATNIIRHRGPDDEGFVFFSDKSDVPLVLSGPDTPVPVAEKTPAWFPQEQYIENKAAARVGFGHRRLSILDLSPLGHQPMSYSNGRYWITYNGEVYNYLEIRTELQALGHEFVSRTDTEVILAAYAQWGKECLSKFNGMWSFAIFDRDDNKIFLARDRFGVKPLYYWLSPKNDFYFGSEIKQFTALPDWDAVVNKQRAYDFLVWGITDHTDETLFQGVFHIRPGHYAEIKASDAVPHVSGRINTVKWYEISKTKFSVPMAQAAEEFHSLLKQSVGVRLRSDVAVGSCLSGGLDSSSIVCLMQNILQENGANNAQKTFSALSDVEKFNEQRWIEAVVNHAQTEAHYTHPKMDDLFDISRSITWHQDEPFGSTSIFAQWNVFKLAAEEDVRVMLDGQGADEQLFGYHGAMGVRFGALFRSMRWVQLLREFVKVHNIHGYSYRTLIAQFAASVLPQPMQSILRKMLGKTTSVPDWIDWNVLSAMRVSPFKGAEKSVYDYCYAQMTSTNLQMLLHWEDRDSMAHSIESRVPFLDYRVVEFSMGIPDDYKTCNGVTKRILRAGMSGTIPNEIRDRMDKIGFATPEEVWVREAAPDLFRQKMKEAIESSQGILNSNCMNILEDVIAGRKPFSFVIWRMINFGEWMKLFSVRVAR; from the coding sequence ATGTGTGGTATTTCGGGCTTTATTGCTTCTAATACTTTGCCGATTGATAATCTGCGAGACGCAACAAATATTATCCGTCACCGCGGCCCCGATGATGAGGGCTTCGTGTTTTTTTCAGATAAATCAGATGTGCCTTTGGTTTTATCTGGCCCAGATACGCCAGTGCCTGTTGCTGAAAAAACGCCCGCGTGGTTCCCGCAAGAACAATACATTGAAAATAAAGCCGCTGCTCGCGTTGGCTTTGGTCACCGCCGTTTGTCCATTCTGGATCTTTCTCCACTAGGTCATCAGCCCATGAGTTATAGTAATGGGCGATATTGGATTACATACAATGGGGAAGTTTATAATTATTTGGAAATTCGGACTGAACTGCAAGCGCTAGGGCATGAATTTGTATCCCGGACGGATACGGAAGTCATTTTGGCCGCGTATGCACAATGGGGTAAAGAGTGTCTCAGTAAATTTAATGGGATGTGGTCATTTGCGATTTTTGATCGTGATGATAATAAAATTTTTCTTGCACGTGACCGCTTTGGTGTAAAGCCGCTTTATTACTGGTTGTCACCAAAAAACGATTTTTATTTTGGATCAGAAATTAAGCAATTTACGGCTCTGCCTGATTGGGATGCGGTTGTAAATAAACAACGCGCATATGATTTTCTTGTTTGGGGTATAACAGATCATACAGATGAGACATTGTTTCAGGGGGTGTTTCATATCCGTCCGGGGCATTATGCAGAAATAAAAGCTTCTGATGCTGTTCCTCATGTAAGTGGACGAATTAATACCGTTAAGTGGTATGAAATTTCCAAAACCAAATTTTCTGTGCCTATGGCGCAGGCGGCAGAAGAATTTCATAGCTTGTTAAAGCAATCTGTAGGGGTGCGTCTCCGTTCCGATGTCGCGGTTGGGTCGTGTCTGTCAGGTGGATTGGATTCATCATCAATTGTTTGTTTGATGCAAAATATACTGCAGGAAAACGGTGCGAATAATGCGCAAAAAACTTTTTCTGCTTTGTCCGATGTTGAAAAATTTAATGAGCAAAGGTGGATTGAGGCTGTGGTTAATCATGCGCAAACGGAAGCGCATTACACGCACCCCAAGATGGATGATTTGTTCGATATTTCACGTTCTATAACCTGGCATCAGGATGAGCCATTTGGGTCCACGAGTATTTTCGCACAATGGAATGTATTTAAATTGGCTGCGGAAGAAGATGTACGCGTCATGCTAGACGGGCAGGGGGCTGACGAGCAACTTTTTGGTTACCATGGTGCCATGGGCGTACGTTTTGGAGCATTGTTCCGCAGTATGCGTTGGGTGCAGTTATTGCGTGAGTTTGTGAAGGTTCATAATATACATGGATATTCATATAGAACGCTGATTGCGCAATTCGCCGCTTCTGTGTTGCCGCAACCAATGCAGTCTATATTAAGAAAAATGTTGGGAAAAACAACGTCTGTTCCTGATTGGATCGATTGGAATGTTTTGTCTGCGATGAGGGTGTCGCCGTTTAAGGGGGCAGAAAAGTCAGTTTACGATTATTGTTATGCTCAGATGACATCGACAAATTTGCAAATGTTGTTGCATTGGGAAGATCGCGATTCAATGGCGCATTCGATTGAATCACGTGTTCCTTTCCTGGACTATCGTGTTGTTGAGTTTTCGATGGGTATTCCAGATGATTACAAGACCTGTAATGGAGTAACGAAACGGATTCTTCGCGCCGGTATGAGTGGCACTATACCGAATGAAATCCGTGATCGTATGGATAAAATTGGATTTGCAACGCCAGAAGAAGTCTGGGTGCGTGAAGCTGCTCCTGATTTGTTCCGTCAAAAAATGAAAGAAGCGATAGAGAGCTCACAGGGAATTTTGAATTCAAACTGCATGAATATACTGGAAGATGTTATTGCGGGGCGCAAGCCATTCAGCTTTGTGATTTGGCGTATGATTAATTTTGGCGAATGGATGAAATTGTTTTCTGTTCGTGTGGCGAGGTAG
- a CDS encoding glycosyltransferase family protein — protein MREPKKIKILHCPTMVGGNPQGLSKAEKSMGLDSSSLVLQKTFYSYAADRVLFDNNCSFIEREFLRWVEIFCVLKKNDVIHYNFGQSLAPNIIPNIRSDQKPWKVWLYNNLYARWVEFLDLKLARLLGKVVTVTYQGDDARQGDYCKQHYPVHFCHDVDETYYSLKTDIEKRRRIKIFDRYANFIYAVNPDLLNVLPERARFIPYASVDPRDWSPVPIQSTSEDSLLHIVHAPSHRDVKGTKYVLQAFDRLQKEGIKFRYTLVEGLSNQDARKVYETADLLIDQLLAGYYGALAVELMALGKPVICYMRDSDLLNMPDDMRQEIPIIKADPATIYDVLKEIIASRRSELQSIGVRGRRYVEKWHDPQKIAEIMRADVMTVFSKRGVK, from the coding sequence ATGCGCGAGCCAAAAAAGATAAAAATTTTACATTGCCCAACAATGGTCGGTGGGAATCCTCAGGGACTGTCTAAGGCAGAAAAATCTATGGGCCTGGATAGCAGCTCACTGGTGCTACAAAAGACATTTTATTCATACGCTGCCGACAGAGTGCTGTTTGATAATAACTGTAGTTTTATTGAACGTGAATTTTTGCGTTGGGTAGAGATTTTTTGTGTATTAAAAAAAAATGATGTCATTCACTATAATTTCGGTCAGTCATTAGCTCCGAATATCATTCCTAATATAAGAAGCGACCAAAAACCTTGGAAAGTTTGGCTTTATAATAATCTCTATGCACGTTGGGTTGAATTTTTAGATCTCAAACTGGCGCGGCTGTTGGGTAAAGTTGTAACGGTGACTTATCAGGGTGATGATGCGCGTCAGGGTGATTATTGCAAACAACATTATCCCGTTCATTTCTGTCATGACGTAGATGAAACGTACTACTCTTTGAAAACGGACATTGAAAAAAGGCGGCGTATTAAAATTTTTGATAGGTATGCCAATTTTATTTATGCGGTAAATCCCGATTTATTAAATGTTTTGCCAGAGCGCGCACGTTTCATCCCGTATGCCAGCGTGGACCCTCGGGACTGGTCTCCTGTTCCAATTCAGAGCACCAGCGAAGATTCGCTCTTGCATATTGTTCATGCCCCTAGTCATCGAGATGTAAAGGGAACCAAATATGTTTTGCAGGCATTTGATCGCCTGCAAAAAGAGGGGATAAAATTCCGCTACACTCTCGTTGAAGGTCTTTCCAACCAGGACGCGCGCAAGGTTTATGAAACAGCCGACTTGCTAATTGATCAACTTTTAGCCGGATATTATGGTGCTTTGGCTGTTGAGCTGATGGCTTTAGGAAAGCCTGTAATTTGCTATATGCGCGATTCTGACTTGCTGAATATGCCCGATGATATGCGACAAGAAATTCCGATTATTAAAGCAGATCCAGCAACGATTTATGATGTGTTAAAAGAAATTATAGCATCACGCCGATCAGAGCTTCAATCTATTGGTGTGCGGGGGAGACGTTATGTCGAAAAATGGCATGATCCTCAAAAAATTGCAGAGATTATGCGAGCAGATGTGATGACTGTTTTCTCCAAAAGGGGCGTGAAATAA